In one window of Lacticaseibacillus casei DSM 20011 = JCM 1134 = ATCC 393 DNA:
- a CDS encoding MutS-related protein, whose amino-acid sequence MTQPVIILLGVGGFAVAVVVLNLLLAWRRQAKLKQQLLADWGTLPVKRGGSERYLKAAYLDHEAQVEHDCLIDDLTWRDLDMFEVFKQLNATQNSVGAERVYAQLRAYDLGKPDVNETLIDFFRTHAEERLKVQLAFAGLGTEAANNSQHYLRTTTQAALPHAWRFKVLGGLPVVGLLLIPLLPAIGVALATLSLMVNLFYYVLKREALDAEVMAMEYLVRTIVTAEHLVKITQPTQAALRTALKPMRGITRLAFVFRTRDNSSADMMTEYFSSMFMLGFIAYNNVLTHLHNRHAEALTLWQALGDLELAIAIANFREAHASSSQPVFADGGLTAKELVHPLLKHPVANPVDWQKNALITGANASGKSTYVKSIAVNAILAQTINTVLAKDFSIQPGLVITAMAIRDDLSEGDSYFVAEIKAIHRLLNAVATNKRIYGFTDEILKGTNTVERIAASASVINWLSHYPSLVVVATHDNELTDIMGEQCVNWHFQEKVTKKDGVVFDYLLHQGPATSHNAITLLATMAYPETLIKDARTLAADFERTKAWPRYRQGGIQA is encoded by the coding sequence ATGACCCAACCCGTGATAATCTTGCTTGGTGTTGGCGGCTTTGCTGTTGCCGTCGTTGTGCTTAATCTGCTGTTGGCGTGGCGGCGTCAGGCGAAGTTGAAGCAGCAGCTGCTTGCTGACTGGGGGACGTTGCCGGTTAAGCGTGGTGGTAGCGAGCGTTATTTGAAGGCGGCGTATCTTGATCACGAGGCGCAGGTTGAGCATGACTGTCTCATTGATGATTTGACGTGGCGGGATTTGGACATGTTTGAGGTGTTCAAACAGCTTAACGCCACGCAGAACAGCGTTGGTGCGGAGCGGGTGTATGCCCAGTTGCGGGCTTACGACTTGGGCAAGCCTGATGTTAACGAAACGTTGATTGACTTTTTTCGGACGCACGCCGAGGAGCGGCTTAAAGTTCAGCTTGCGTTTGCCGGTTTGGGCACGGAAGCGGCGAATAATAGTCAGCATTATCTCCGCACCACGACACAAGCGGCCCTGCCTCATGCTTGGCGCTTTAAGGTTTTAGGCGGGCTGCCGGTTGTGGGCTTGCTCCTGATTCCGTTGTTGCCAGCAATTGGGGTGGCACTGGCGACGTTGAGCCTCATGGTGAATCTTTTTTATTACGTTTTGAAAAGAGAGGCACTGGACGCCGAAGTGATGGCGATGGAGTATCTGGTGCGCACGATTGTGACGGCCGAGCATCTCGTTAAAATTACCCAACCAACGCAGGCTGCTTTGCGCACCGCGTTGAAGCCGATGCGCGGAATCACGCGGCTTGCCTTTGTTTTCCGCACGCGTGATAACAGCAGTGCCGATATGATGACCGAATATTTTAGTAGTATGTTTATGCTGGGGTTTATTGCCTATAACAACGTGCTGACGCATTTGCACAATCGGCATGCCGAGGCGTTAACTTTGTGGCAGGCGTTAGGTGACTTGGAGTTGGCGATTGCAATTGCTAATTTTCGCGAGGCGCACGCTAGCAGCAGCCAACCTGTTTTTGCGGATGGCGGGCTGACGGCGAAGGAGCTGGTCCACCCGTTGCTCAAGCATCCGGTGGCTAATCCGGTTGATTGGCAGAAGAACGCCTTGATTACCGGTGCCAACGCGTCTGGTAAATCAACGTATGTCAAAAGCATCGCCGTCAACGCGATTCTGGCGCAAACGATCAATACAGTTTTGGCGAAGGACTTCTCGATCCAACCGGGTTTGGTGATTACGGCCATGGCGATTCGGGATGATTTAAGTGAAGGCGACAGCTATTTTGTGGCTGAAATCAAGGCGATTCATCGGCTTTTAAATGCGGTTGCCACCAACAAGCGAATTTACGGCTTCACTGACGAAATTCTGAAGGGCACCAACACGGTCGAGCGGATTGCCGCATCGGCCAGTGTGATCAACTGGTTGAGCCACTATCCCAGTTTGGTGGTGGTCGCGACGCATGATAACGAGCTGACCGATATCATGGGCGAACAATGCGTCAATTGGCATTTTCAGGAAAAGGTAACCAAAAAAGATGGCGTTGTCTTCGATTACCTGCTGCATCAAGGCCCGGCAACCTCGCATAATGCGATCACCTTATTGGCCACAATGGCGTATCCGGAGACGTTGATCAAAGACGCGCGGACGCTTGCGGCTGATTTTGAACGGACCAAAGCATGGCCGAGATATCGACAAGGAGGCATTCAGGCGTGA
- a CDS encoding uracil-DNA glycosylase family protein, with protein sequence MTIANQIFEAVRRDPANADFTAQGWDPLYHIEPDATILIASQAPGRKAQTTKTYWNDPSGDRLRTWMGVTNDQFYHSGKIAVLPLDFYYPGKGKSGDLPPRKDFAAKWHPPLLALMPHIQLTIVIGAYAQKYYLGKRREKTLTATVKNFRAYLPTHFPIVHPSPLNYGWVNRNPWFMDEVVPALQERVARLMK encoded by the coding sequence GTGACAATAGCCAATCAAATTTTTGAAGCAGTTCGGCGTGATCCGGCCAACGCAGACTTCACTGCGCAGGGATGGGATCCGCTTTACCACATCGAGCCAGACGCAACCATTCTGATTGCGAGTCAGGCGCCAGGACGGAAAGCGCAAACCACGAAAACTTATTGGAATGATCCAAGCGGTGATCGTTTGCGCACTTGGATGGGCGTGACGAACGACCAATTTTATCACAGCGGCAAAATCGCCGTTCTGCCGCTGGACTTTTATTATCCAGGAAAAGGCAAGTCAGGGGATTTACCGCCACGTAAAGACTTTGCGGCTAAGTGGCATCCCCCGTTGTTGGCACTGATGCCACACATCCAATTGACCATTGTGATCGGTGCCTATGCGCAGAAGTACTACCTAGGCAAACGCCGGGAAAAGACGCTGACGGCGACCGTCAAAAACTTCCGGGCATATCTGCCGACCCACTTTCCCATCGTCCATCCTTCGCCGTTGAATTACGGCTGGGTGAATCGCAATCCGTGGTTCATGGATGAGGTCGTGCCGGCGCTGCAGGAGCGGGTGGCGCGGTTGATGAAGTGA